CAGATTGCCGTGGTGGGGAACAGGAATTCCTAAGTCATTGCGGATTTCCTTGAAGATGTTCAGCAGACTTGGCGGAGCGGTAATGCCATCGCTTACAGAGAAGCAAAGGCCGTTAGCCTGCTTCAGGCCATGATAAGGATCCTGGCCGAGTATTACCACTTTTACTTTATCAAAAGGAGTATGGTTGAAAGCCGAAAAAATGAGTTTGCCCGGAGGGAATATCTTTTTACCCTGAGACTTTTCCTTTTGCAGAAAGTTCTTCAATTGTAAAAAGTAGGGTTGGCTAAACTCACCACTGAGTGCCTGTCTCCAGCTTTCATGCATTTGCGGATTTACGGTTTCGCTCATCCTTTTTTGATTCCGAAATTAATGGAAGTCACTCATCCATGAAAGAATTTAAGCGGACAATTGCTGTAAGGCGACACGCACTTCCTTATAACCCTGGCTGAGGCTGTTTGTAAGCTCATCCAGCACCTGTCGCAGCATGGCAGGTTCCAGGTCGCTGTTGTGTTCCAGCTTCGTCACCATCTCCATCATGGCTGTTCCGCCAAGAGTGGAGAATGGTGATTTCAGCGAATGCGCAATTTGAGAAACGGTGTGCATATCTCCAGAGGCATAAGCCTGTTGCATCCTTTCCAGTTTCTTTGGCGTTTCTTCCAGGAACAGGGTCAGGATCTCTTCCTGGAAATCTGCCTCATCTTCAAAAAGTTCCTGAAATGCAGAGAGGTCTAAAACCTTTATCATTATTTACAACGTAATAATCTTAAAACAATTTAAAACACAATCTGGAGCTTCACTCCTCCATTTCCTCACTCCTTCATTCATTGACTAAGAAGCTCTCATCAGGGGATACTCCCCGTTCTGTTGCTGAGGAAGCAGTTGCCGCCCTACAAAGTTGATAAGTTTATTGAGTTCCGGATTGATACCCTTGCCTTCTTCGCCATAGAAAGCAATGGCCACCAGATTGCCTTCGCGAATATCTTCGTCCAGACCAATAAAACCTTTGCCACCGCTATAGCTGCTCCATGCCAGGCCACCGGTATAAATAGTTTTATCCTCGAAGTATTCATTGATGCTTTCCTTGACCCTGCGGCAAACAGAACTGTTGCCATTGGTATAAACCATTAAATGTTGCAGCCGGTCTCGATCCACGTTTTCAGCCAGTTTTCTTCCGACTTCTGAAACATCAGCACCATGATTCAAATTAATGGCCCATGCTTCCAGTTGTGCATCGTCAGCTTCAATGGCGGTTGCCTCCAGGTAGTGCCTGTAGGCGTTCTCATTGTTGCTGAAATTGCTGGATGCAGAAATGATGTGCGCCTTAGGATAAATGAGCTTCAGGTCTATGTACCAGTCCCAGTCTTCCGTCAGGTCTTTGCTGCCGTTTACCAAAAGCAACTTTGCCTTTCGCGGCTCCGAAGTGTTGAATGTGTGAAAAAAGATGTCTCCGTTTTCCCTTCTTGATAGTTGATCTACTCTCATGCGTAATGCTTTAGTTGTTAGAATTTTCCAATGCCCTTTGTCCACCACAGGACAAAGGCTTTCCTGTTTTTCCGGGGTCAAAATTATCTGTACCCGCTAAAGCAATGAAAAGAAGATGGATGGGAGCGTGTCAATTGTAAGATTCGCTGTTACTAGCATGAAAACCGGAATCCCAACCGTAAGCCTGAATACGGATTTACAGAATGTAGCGGAGAAGTAAAGGCAGCATCAGCTTAGCCGGAAATACCAACAAAGGCTAAGATGGCAAATGAAGAATTGACGCAAAACGAAGGCAGGCGGAATATGGAATTACTCACCGATCTCTCGCAGGAGGTCGCGGAAGGATACCGCGCTATCAGACTTCATGGCCTGGCTGCGCAGCTTGCCGCGTCCTACCAGGTTGAGATGAACTTCTCCAATTTCTTTAATATCTGATTCTATTACGAACTGGCCTCTCAGGGTATAGTTAGGCTCTGATTTAAATATGAGCATGTTCAACGCTTTCCAGCCTGCTTCATACGCTTTAAGGTTTACCGGTATCCGCAGGTAAGAAACCGAATTGCTGTCTACCCTTTGCACCTTTTCCAGAGTGTGCAGCGCTATCAACTTCCGGTTTATAAAAAACTCGTAGTTCATTTTTTTAAAAGTAAGGCCAAATGGATTTTGATTCGTTACTTTTAATTCCACTACCAAAGTGGAATTATTTATATCAAAAGAACTCACAGATACTTCCGTAATCTGGATTTCCGGTGGCTTGGGTATGAGCATTTCACGATCCAGGCTGAAATTAATGCGAAATCCCTGGCTGGCCGGGAAATACAAGGCCGCATACCCTTTTGTGTTGATCCACATGCTGTCATTGGCCTGGATTGAACGTATGTGCTCCCGCAAGGTCATCACGTCAATCACCGCAGGAAGCAAAATGCCGCCTTCTGCAGTTTTATGAAGTGAAATATTCTTTACTCGCTTGCCCGTAATGTATGGCTGGTCGTCAATGCTGATTTCATAGGCAAGGCTGTCAATCATGCTTCCTTCCGGAAATTCTTTTTCCATCTCCAGTCGGAAGGTAGTCCTCAGTTGCCGGTCTCCGGTGCCTTCCATTTCTGCATCCACTGATTCGAGGCTAATATTGGGCGTACTTCGCAGTTTAAAGTGCCTGGTTTTGTCCCACCGGATGGTTCTTTTCCCGATAAGCGGAAAATCAAGATACGCCACCAGAGCCATTTCAAGCGCTGCCTTCTGCTTATTGCTGTTAAGTTGTTCAGCAAGCCGGGTATAATTTATTGTTAACGGAAGCTGGCCGCCATGCCGTTCCTGGCGCGAAAGCTTTAGCCGCTCGCGCAACATGTTGTTCACATATAAGGTATCTTCCAGCGAAACGATGTACAGAAGGCTGTCCAGGTATACATTCACCGGCAGGAAATTGTATATGCTCAGGTACAGGTTGCCTCGAAGAAGATCAGGCTCCTCACGGCTGATGTGAACATCCAGAGAGTCAATCTGTGGGGAGATCTTTTCACCCAGGCTTTTTCCTGAAACATAGTTGTAAATATATATTGTCATCCAAACGACAATTGCTGCGAAGGCAAGGTAAATGATCCGCCTGATCCAGCGGATGGTATTTCGGGAAGGTCTTT
This genomic window from Bacteroidia bacterium contains:
- the ung gene encoding uracil-DNA glycosylase, translating into MSETVNPQMHESWRQALSGEFSQPYFLQLKNFLQKEKSQGKKIFPPGKLIFSAFNHTPFDKVKVVILGQDPYHGLKQANGLCFSVSDGITAPPSLLNIFKEIRNDLGIPVPHHGNLEKWARQGVLLLNAILTVRAHLAGSHQNRGWESFTDAVIKKISEERAGVVFLLWGKFAQSKKALINEEKHTVLTAPHPSPFSADRGFFGCRHFSRTNKILENQGLEAIDWSL
- a CDS encoding Hpt domain-containing protein, translating into MIKVLDLSAFQELFEDEADFQEEILTLFLEETPKKLERMQQAYASGDMHTVSQIAHSLKSPFSTLGGTAMMEMVTKLEHNSDLEPAMLRQVLDELTNSLSQGYKEVRVALQQLSA
- a CDS encoding FIST N-terminal domain-containing protein, with protein sequence MRVDQLSRRENGDIFFHTFNTSEPRKAKLLLVNGSKDLTEDWDWYIDLKLIYPKAHIISASSNFSNNENAYRHYLEATAIEADDAQLEAWAINLNHGADVSEVGRKLAENVDRDRLQHLMVYTNGNSSVCRRVKESINEYFEDKTIYTGGLAWSSYSGGKGFIGLDEDIREGNLVAIAFYGEEGKGINPELNKLINFVGRQLLPQQQNGEYPLMRAS
- a CDS encoding LEA type 2 family protein — encoded protein: MSKRPSRNTIRWIRRIIYLAFAAIVVWMTIYIYNYVSGKSLGEKISPQIDSLDVHISREEPDLLRGNLYLSIYNFLPVNVYLDSLLYIVSLEDTLYVNNMLRERLKLSRQERHGGQLPLTINYTRLAEQLNSNKQKAALEMALVAYLDFPLIGKRTIRWDKTRHFKLRSTPNISLESVDAEMEGTGDRQLRTTFRLEMEKEFPEGSMIDSLAYEISIDDQPYITGKRVKNISLHKTAEGGILLPAVIDVMTLREHIRSIQANDSMWINTKGYAALYFPASQGFRINFSLDREMLIPKPPEIQITEVSVSSFDINNSTLVVELKVTNQNPFGLTFKKMNYEFFINRKLIALHTLEKVQRVDSNSVSYLRIPVNLKAYEAGWKALNMLIFKSEPNYTLRGQFVIESDIKEIGEVHLNLVGRGKLRSQAMKSDSAVSFRDLLREIGE